The Oncorhynchus kisutch isolate 150728-3 linkage group LG14, Okis_V2, whole genome shotgun sequence genomic sequence AGAAGAGAGACAACAAACTCAACATATAAAAAGCAGAGTTATTTTGAGGTTGTCGTCATCTTTAGAGCTGGAGCTGCGTGTTGGTTGTTGTTTCCGAGGTCGGAAGTGGGAGGGAGCTAGATTTACTCAGGACAGCTGTAGGTTCCATCCTGTTGGTTCTGATAGACAGTCGGGTTAGGGAGGGGTCGGGTTGGAATGGAGTGACGTTGACGCATGCTTAGGAAGGGAACAGGAAGGAACACCCCTGATTTCCATGGCGAAGGGCATGCAGCCACAGCGGTTGGTTACTTGGTTGGTTCAGTCAGTAAATCAGTCAGTAAATCTCTGGCAGGCTTTCTTCCATCGGCAGGCAGTGCACCACATGTCCCTGTTCTCCATCCCGTACACTTTGCGACACTTCTTACCCTCGCCACGGGACTTACGGCTGGAGAGGGGCGAGATGAGGATATGGTCAAATACGGTTGTTATCTTTGACTTGGTTTATAATGATAGACAAAACAACATCTAAAATTGTTGATTTAGTTTAAGTGAAGAAAACATAAATAATGGTAATCTGCTAGTTTGTTTAATTCCTAAACAGGACATGGTTGCTCTCTCTGAATGTGGATACAACATAGGATTTCCTGTGACTTCAGGATGCCCAAAGTTCAGAGGTCATCAGTGAAAGGTCAGTCAGTAGAGGTCATCAGTACCTGAGTGAGCCAGTGgctctgggaggggaggagaggactgcTATGGTCTGGGGCCGCTGCTCTACAAAGCTCTGAGTCCGACTGTTAGTGGgagagacctggagagagacaaacacaacaaGAGCTATCAGAACACAAAGATAGACAGAGAACTTTAATTTAGATACGGACACAAAAAAATAACTGGTATGCTTGAGAggctgtattgtgtgtgtgtgtgtgtgatgtgtgtaggGGTACGAGTTAGGTAGTTGAgtaactgaggtaatatgtacaatcccagtgaaaagtttggacacacctaataattcaaggttttttcttaattggtactattttctacattgtagcttcatgaggtagtcacctggaatgcatttcaattaacaggtgtgccatgttaacAGTTAATTtctggaaaagtggtgcgtgcatatgtattcaccccctttgctatgaagcccctaaataagatctggtgtaaccaattgccttcagaagtcacataattagttaaataaagtccatctgtgtgcaatctaagtgtcacatgatctgtcacatgatctcaatatatatacacctgtcctgaaaggccccagagtctgcaacaccactaagtaaTGTGGACCAAGGAGaccaagaccaaggagctctccaaacaggtcagggacaaagttgtggagaagtacagatcagggttgggatataaaaaaatatctgaaactttgaacattccatggagcaccattaaatccattattaaaaaatgtaaagaatatggcaccacaacaaacctgccagaagagggccacccaccaaaacccacagaccaggcaaggatggCATTAACCAgaaaggcaacaaagagaccaaaggtaaccctgaaggagctgcaaagctccacagcggagatatgagtatctgtccataggaccactttaagccgtacactccacagagctgggctttatggaagagtggccagaaaaaaggcattgcttaaagaaattaaataagcaaacacatttggtgttagCCAGAAGgcacgtgggagactccccaaacatatggaagaaggtactctggtcagatgagactaaaattgagttttttggcaatcaaggaaaacactacgtctggcgcaaacccaacacctctcatcactccgagaacaccatctccacagtgaagcatggtggtggcagcatcatgttgtggggatggttttcatcAGCAAGGATTGTGAaaatggtcagaattgaaggaatgatggatggcgctaaatgcagggaaattcttgagggaaacctgtttcagtctttcagagatctgagactgggatggagggtcaccttccagcaggacaataactctaagcatactgctaaagcaacactcgagtggtttaaggagaaacatttaaatgtcttggaatggcctagtcaaagcccccacctcaatccaattgagaatctgtgttatgacttaaagattgctgtacaccagcggaacccatccaacttggaggagctggagcagttttgccttgaagaatggacaaaaatcccagtggctagatgtgccaagcttatagagacataccccaagacacTTGCAGCTGAAATTTCTGCAAaaagtggctctacaaagtattgactttgggggggtgaatagttgtgcatgctcaagttttctatttttttgtattatttcttgATTAGCATCTATTTAGCATCTATTTAGCATCTATTTAGCATCTATTTAGCATCTATTTAGCATCTATTTAGCatctaaaaatctattttaattccaggttgtaaggcaacaaaataggagaaatgccaaggggggtgaaaactttcacaagccactgtatcatttgtttttcaacaggacaatgacccaacaaacctccaggctgggtaagggctatttgaccaagaaggagagggatggtgctgcatcagatgacctggcctccagaatcacctgacctcaacccaattgagatggttggggatgagttggaccgcagagtgaaggaatttgggaactccttcaagactgttggaaaataattccaggtgaagctggttgagaaaatgccaagtgtgcaaagctgttatcaaggcaaagggtggctactttgaagaatctaataaaaaacaaaaatatatatttggatttgtttaacactttttgggttactagatgattccatgtgttatttcatagtttgatgtcttcactattattctacaatgtaggtagaataatagtgaatcaatcaggatagacaataaacagagtagcatcagcgtatgtgaagagtgtgaaagtgtgagtgtgtgtcgcATCAATatgcatgcgcgtgtgtgtgtgtgtgtgtgtgtgtgggtagagtccagtgtgtgtgtgggtagagtccagtgtgtgtgtgggtagagtccagtgagtgtgtgggtagagtccagtgtgtgtgtgggtagagtccagtgtgtgtgtgggtagagtccagtgagtgtgtgggtagagtccagtgagtgtgtgggtagagtccagtgagtgtgtgggtagagtccagtgagtgtgtgggtagagtccagtgagtgtgtgggtagaccagtgagtgtgtgggtagagtccagtgagtgtgtgggtagagtccagtgtgtgtgtgggtagagtccagtgtgtgtgtgggtagagtccagtgtgtgtgtgggtagagtccagtgagtgtgtgggtagagtccagtgtgtgtgtgggtagagtccagtgagtgtgtgggtagagtccagtgagtgtgtgggtagagtccagtgagtgtgtgggtagagtccagtgagtgtgtgggtagagtccagtgagtgtgtgggtagagtccagtgagtgtgtgggtagagtccagtgagtgtgtgggtagaccagtgagtgtgtgggtagaccagtgagtgtgtgggtagaccagtgagtgtgtgggtagaccagtgagtgtgtgggtagaccagtgagtgtgtgggtagaccagtgagtgtgtgggtagagtccagtgagtgtgtgggtagagtccagtgagtgtgtgggtagaccagtgagtgtgtgggtagaccagtgagtgtgtgggtagaccagtgagtgtgtgggtagaccagtgagtgtgtgggtagaccagtgagtgtgtgggtagagtccagtgagtgtgtgggtagaccagtgagtgtgtgggtagaccagtgagtgtgtgggtagaccagtgagtgtgtgggtagaccagtgagtgtgtgggtagaccagtgagtgtgtgggtagaccagtgagtgtgtgggtagaccagtgagtgtgtgggtagaccagtgagtgtgtgggtagaccagtgagtgtgtgggtagaccagtgagtgtgtgggtagaccagtgagtgtgtgggtagagtccagtgagtgtgtgggtagagtccagtgagtgtgtgggtagaccagtgagtgtgtgggtagaccagtgagtgtgtgggtagaccagtgagtgtgtgggtagagtccagtgagtgtgtgggtagagtccagtgagtgtgtgggtagaccagtgagtgtgtgggtagaccagtgagtgtgtgggtagaccagtgagtgtgtgggtagaccagtgagtgtgtgggtagaccagtgagtgtgtgggtagaccagtgagtgtgtgggtagaccagtgagtgtgtgggtagaccagtgagtgtgtgggtagaccagtgagtgtgtgggtagagtccagtgagtgtgtgggtagaccagtgagtgtgtgggtagaccagtgagtgtgtgggtagaccagtgagtgtgtgggtagaccagtgagtgtgtgggtagaccagtgagtgtgtgggtagaccagtgagtgtgtgggtagaccagtgagtgtgtgggtagaccagtgagtgtgtgggtagaccagtgagtgtgtgggtagaccagtgagtgtgtgggtagaccagtgagtgtgtgggtagagtccagtgagtgtgtgggtagtccagtgagtgtgtgggtagaccagtgagtgtgtgggtagaccagtgagtgtgtgggtagaccagtgagtgtgtgggtagaccagtgagtgtgtgggtagaccagtgagtgtgtgggtagaccagtgagtgtgtgggtagaccagtgagtgtgtgggtagaccagtgagtgtgtgggtagaccagtgagtgtgcatagaacCAGTTCAAGATAGTCagtgggggtcaatgtaaatagtccaggtggccatttgatgttcagcagtcttatgtcttgggggtagaagctgttaaggagccttctgGACCttggacttggtgctccggtaccgcctAACACGCGGTAGCATAAAGAACAGTTTAAGACTTGGGTGACTTGGGAGtttttttaggaccttcctctgacactgcctggtatagaggtcctggatagcagggaacttggccccagtgatgtactgggccatctgcaccaccctctgtagcgccttatggtcagatgccaagcagttgccataccaagtggtgacgCAGcctgtcaagatgctctcgatggtgcagctgtagatctttttgaggatctgagggcccatgccaactcttttcagtctcccgatgTGGAAGAGGCATTATCTTCATGACTGTTGGTGAGTTTGGACCATAATAGATGTCCCacacagggctcccgagtggcgcagcggtctaaggcactgcaactcagtgcaagaggcatcactacagtccctggttcgaatccaggctgaatcacatccggccgtgattgggagtcccatagagcgtcgcacaattggcccaacaccgcccgggtttggccggggtaggccgtcattgtaaataagaattggttcttaactgactaaagGTTACAttatttattaaaataaaaatagatCCTTAGTGAAGTAGTCAACGAGGAAGCTCTCAGCCCGCTCTACtatagccctgtcgatgttaatgggggcatgctcagccccccgtttcctgtagtcaacgatcagctcctttgtcttgctcaaagggagttgagggagaggttgttgtcctagcaccacactgccaggtctctgacctcctcccaaaaGTCTCATCGTctgtgatcagtcctaccaccgttgggtcgtctgcaaacttaacgTGCTGGGAGTCGTCTGTGGCCatccagtcgtgggtgaacagaaagtataggaggggactccgcacgcacccctggggggcccgtgttgagggtcagcatggtgaATGTGTTGTTCCTTTTGTTGTTCCTTTTgaccaggtgggagagggcagtgtggagagggccctgtcgatgttaatgggggcatgctcagccccccgtttcctgtagtcaacgatcagctcctttgtcttgctcaaagggagttgagggagaggttgttgtcctagcaccacactgccaggtctctgacctcctcccaaaaGTCTCATCGTctgtgatcagtcctaccaccgttgggtcgtctgcaaacttaacgTGCTGGGAGTCGTCTGTGGCCatccagtcgtgggtgaacagaaagtataggaggggactccgcacgcacccctggggggcccgtgttgagggtcagcatggtgaATGTGTTGTTCCTTTTGTTGTTCCTTTTgaccaggtgggagagggcagtgtggcgcaatagagattgcgtcatctgtggatctgttggggcgtttATACTCACAGCGGTGCCAGTGAAGGTGACAGGAGGTGACTGCCAGGAGATGCTGAAATTGGAGCTGCTGCTGGGGGTGAAGGAGGTGGAGGCAGCAGAGCCTGACCCAGTGGAGGGGATGGTAACTGAAGATGTGGCCTGGAAAGGCACAGCAACAAGTCATGAGGCAGTCACACCTTTAAAGACCAGTGTATagccacacgcacgcacacacacacacgcacgcatgcatggacacacacacacacaataaatatATCAATTAACCAATATGTCAGCCAATCAATGAATtaacaaacaaatcaaatcaaccaAACAATAAGAGTCAATCAAGCACTTAATCAATGAAAATGTATCTGTACAGTCTCTTTAGCAAATACTTGAAGCACTTTGACACTTCCTGCTTAAAACCCAAATACCTGAAGCATTTTGACACTTCCTGCTTACAACCCAAATACTGGAACCACTTTGACACTTCCTGCTTAAAACCCAAATATGGAAGCAATTTTACACTTACTGCTTAAAACCCAAATATGGAAGCTATTTGACACTTCCTGCTTAAAACCCAAATATGGAAGCGCTTTGACACTTCCTGCTTAAAACCCAAATATGGAAGCACTTTGACACTTCCTGCTTAAAACCCAAATATGGAAGCTATTTGACACTTCCTGCTTAAAACCCAAATATGGAAGCACTTTGACACTTCCTGCTTAAAACCCAAATACTGGAAGCAATTTTACACTTCCTGCTTAAAACCCAAATATGGAAGCACTTTGCTACTTAAGCTATCAGTAGGCGTGGCCAGTAGTTTAGTGGGTATCTCTCTGACCTGGTAGGCATGGTCAGTGTGGATGAGGTAGAGGGCGCTGGGGGCAGAGCGACTGAGGGGCGTGGTGTTTGAGTGGGCGTGGCTGTGGTTCTCCTTGTTCCCACTGGACCCGTTGCTGCCCTCTGCGGGGGGTCGTCTGTGGCGGTCATTGGAGGGAGGGACGGGGGACAgcacagagggggagacaggggacagGCTGCTCAGACCGTCAGCCACTGAGTCTGTGTTGAGTTTGATCTCTGAGTAGTAGAAATCCTCCTCACCGTCACTGCAGTCAGAGTCACAGTTACgcctggaagagagggaggggttacaAAAAGGGTTTAATATCAGCGTGGAGTTGTATTGGATGGGCCCTTCTCTTGTCATTACAGAGAAATTAGGATTGGTCCAGATCGCTGATCTATGTGATACCATTGTTCTGTTCCGTCCTCATTCATCCCTGGCCTGTCACGCTGAGCCAATATGAGGAAATGTTACCGTGGTGATAATCCCACCGGATTTAATCTGCTGTTGTTCTTTGACAATCTCAGTGAAAGGACATCGAGAGGAGAGGCCTCTGTTATCTCtcgctgggggggggggtcaaaagttggatgggtgtgtgtgtgtgtgtgtatgtgtgtatgtgtgtgtgtgtgtgtgtgttaccccagGTGAACGGTCCGGATGTGTCTCTGTATCCCAGCAGCCGAGCTCAGAACCTTCCCACAGTTCTTCCACAGACACTTGAACATCACCTTCATGGAGTTCTGGAcattacacacaggagagagagaacaacgtTGGACACCAGCCTAGTCATCCTTTTCTCACATCAAATAcgccacacgcacacacctctGCTCTGTACCATTTCTCACACAACCTGTCCTCTGTAATTACAGCATGGCCCTCGGGGGCCAATTGCTTCCGAGCAGCAACTTTCAGatagtaaaaataataataaataacatttagcagacgcttttatccaaatcGACTTAGACAGTCATTTGTGCATACatttttacgtatgggtggtcctgggaatcgaacccactacaaAGGAACACGTCAGTCATTTATGATGGGGGGTCTCGTGGTCCCTCGTCAGTCATTTATGATGGGGGGTCATGTGGTCCCTCGTCAGTCCTTTATGATGGGGGGTCATGTGGTCCCTCGTCAGTCATTTATGATGGGGGGTCATGTGGTCCCTCGTCAGTCATTTATGATGGGGGTCACGTGGTCCCTCATCAGTCATTTATGATGGGGGTCACGTGGTCCCTCGTCAGTCATTTATGATGGGGGGTCATGTGGTCCCTCGTCAGTCCTTTATGATGGGGGTCACGTGGTCCCTCGTCAGTCATTTATGATGGGGGTCATGTGGTCCCTCGTCCTTCTTTTGGGACATCCCTACTTGTCTTGCCAGATCATtgatactacagtacagtatttcAATCTACTACCATTTCAAAAGAAACACCCCCAGTCAGTGtacagggcagcaggtagcctggtggttaggaGTGTTGGTTAGGAGTGTTGGTTAGGAGTGTTGGTTAGGAGTGGTGGTTAGGAGTGGTGGTTAGGAGTGGTGGTTAGGAGTGGTGGTTAGGAGTGGTGGTTAGGAGTGGTGGTTAGGAGTGGTGGTTAGGAGTGGTGGTTAGGACTGTTGGTTAGGAGTGTTGGTTAGGAGTGGTGGTTAGGAGTGGTGGTTAGGACTGTTGGTTAGGAGTGGTGGTTAGGAGTGGTGGTTAGGAGTGGTGGTTAGGAGTGGTGGTTAGGAGTGGTGGTTAGGAGTGGTGGTTAGGAGTGGTGGTTAGGAGTGTTGGTTAGGAGTGGTGGTTAGGAGTGGTGGTTaggagtgttggaccagtaacagAAAAGTCGCTGGATTGACTctcgagccgacaaggtaaatctgtcgttctgcccttgaccAAGACAAGTTACCCTAATTAGTCCAAGCTGATGGCTGATCCCCTGGCCGCGACCCCACTCTGAGGGTGTCACACAGcgagtgggatatgcaaaaaacacatttacatttcacACCACACACCTGTACAGATTACCCACTCAAATGGAGCTCCTCTCTACACCTCAGATGGAGCGCCTCTCCTCTCAGATGGAGCTCCTCTCTAGTCAGGTGGAACTCCTCTCTAGTCAGATGGAGCTGTGTCCAGTGACACAGGACTATATAATCAGTATATTGTTATAGTCAGTCAGAATTGATTCAAACATTGATCTGATCTAGTCTTTGTTCTGTGAGGTCCTCAAAGAACCACAGCAATATGTTGTAAAACATTTTATGGTTATCCTATAGCTATCCTGTGGTTATTATATGGTTATACTATGGTTATTCTTTGGTTATCCAGTGTATCCACTTGTGTGTCTGGAATTGTATTTTTAGATGGTTCAATTAAATCAGTCTACCCACCTTGCGCTTGCGTGGGATTGGCTCGTCAAAGAGCAGGCTGCTGCCGTCCTGTTCGTCGATGGCGTCGTCGGGGGGCGGGCCTTTGATGCTGGGCATACGGAAAGGCTTGAAGCTGTCTGCGGAGAGCGGTGGGGAGGGGGTGGACGGGTTGGACTGGTCACTAGGGCCGCTCCAGCTCCAATAGCCACTGCTGCTGTAACTGGAGGGGGTGAAGCCTCTACCTCTGTCCTTCCACGAGCCATTCAGACACtctggaggggtgagagagacgAGGCCAGAAAAACTTTTAATAGCCACTGCTGCTGTAACTGGAGGGGGTGAAGCCTCTACCTCTGTCCTTCCACGAGCCATTCAGACACtctggaggggtgagagagacgAGGCCAGAAAAACTCTTCAAACTTCATTTTTATTTactgcagagttcctctgtccagtgtctgtgttcgtTTTCCCACCTTAATCttgtctttttattggccagtctgagatatggctttttctttgcaactctgcctagaaggccagcatcccggagtcgcctcttcactgttgacgttgagactggtgttttgtaggTACTATtacatgaagctgccagttgaggacttgtttctggcgtctgtttctcaaactagacactctactgtacttgtcctcttgctcagttgtgcaccggggcctcccactcctctttctattctggttagagacagtttgtgctgttctgtgaagggagtagtacacagcgttgttcgagttcttcagtttcttagcaatttcttgcatggaataaccttaatttctcaaaacaagaataaaccgacgagtttcagaagaaagttatttgtttctggccattttgagcctgtaattgaacccacaaatgctgatgctccagatactcaactagtctaaaaggAGGCCAGTTTTATGGCTTCTTTAATcaacacaacagttttcagctgtgctaacataattgcaaaaggtttttctaataTTAGCCTtctaaaatgatacacttggattagctaacacaacgtgcctttgccaggagtgatggttgctgataattggcctctgtatgcctatgtagatataccataaaaaaaatctgccatttccagc encodes the following:
- the LOC109903304 gene encoding zinc finger protein 704; this encodes MHTRRLVKRSILGSRVFTPSPTGDGAPLTGLVQAVKQQENRDVSTGPRRNVYMVLMQDGSLKEFSEDEIAVGFNQTTAKGPLRSSLKQSVWNGRGNGAPLQSQTMEAQKGEANSLSPEALKGERGADGRRTGCPLEGPERDHTRSVSLLEQKRKVVSSSIDVPNVRKSEEEVDMEKVTAAMVLTSLSSSPLVRSPPVKVSECLNGSWKDRGRGFTPSSYSSSGYWSWSGPSDQSNPSTPSPPLSADSFKPFRMPSIKGPPPDDAIDEQDGSSLLFDEPIPRKRKNSMKVMFKCLWKNCGKVLSSAAGIQRHIRTVHLGRNCDSDCSDGEEDFYYSEIKLNTDSVADGLSSLSPVSPSVLSPVPPSNDRHRRPPAEGSNGSSGNKENHSHAHSNTTPLSRSAPSALYLIHTDHAYQATSSVTIPSTGSGSAASTSFTPSSSSNFSISWQSPPVTFTGTAVSPTNSRTQSFVEQRPQTIAVLSSPPRATGSLSRKSRGEGKKCRKVYGMENRDMWCTACRWKKACQRFTD